One Candidatus Cloacimonadota bacterium genomic window, TGCCATGAAACTCCTGATCTAAAAAAGCAGGATCGGAACAAGTTCCGAACTACGCATTTCGAGTTACTTTTCTGTTCATTTTGTTAGTTTTGTTCGCTGCTATTTTCCTTTCCACACAAGCATAAGCATTATGATCATGGATAGATTCAAAATTTTCAGATTCGACCTTGAAATATTTTATCCTTTTATCTTTCTGTAATTTTAGTGTAATATCCCTGACAATATCCTCCACAAAAGCAGGATTTAGATATGCTTTTTCTGTCACATATTTCTCATCTCTTCTTTTCAGGAGAGGATAAATTTCCGAGCTGGCAGATTTTTCCACGATCTCAATTAGTTCTTCCAGCCAGATAAATTCATCGAATGAAACTTTCACGGTCACCAGAGATCTCTGGCTGTGTGCTCCGAATTCACTGATCTCTTTTGAGCATGGACATAAAGAAGTTACCGGAACTTCAACCCCGATAACAAGATCAAAATTTTCTCTAAATGAAGCTTCAAAAAAACAATTATAAGACAGTAATGATTCTGTACCGGAAACCGGAGCT contains:
- a CDS encoding GTP cyclohydrolase I FolE2, translating into MKEKIDIQSQVDKRNITIDKVGVKKVRYPIIVEDRENGVQNTVADLDIFVELPHHHRGTHMSRFIEVLNKFHKENFIKKLPDFLSEIKKSLNADASYTKIRFPYFLKKKAPVSGTESLLSYNCFFEASFRENFDLVIGVEVPVTSLCPCSKEISEFGAHSQRSLVTVKVSFDEFIWLEELIEIVEKSASSEIYPLLKRRDEKYVTEKAYLNPAFVEDIVRDITLKLQKDKRIKYFKVESENFESIHDHNAYACVERKIAANKTNKMNRKVTRNA